GGCATTGACAACCCTAGTTACCAAGTTGCCATGCTTTCTGCCCTTAACAATGATGGCTCGACTGTTTCAAGCGATCCTTATTCAAAAGGTGTTACAGACAGTTTGGTCTCTCATACGATAGATTGGAGCTACTTAAATGAAAGCAATAAAGACAATGTGTTCTTAAGTTTCTTTTGGCAAGCGCCAATGGATTACTCATTTCGACCGACAACCGAAGATGATTCTCTAGTTCTTCAATTTATGAATGCAGATTCAATATGGAGCACTGTATGGAGCATTAAAGGGGAAGACATCATAGAGGAAAACTTCACAAAATTCACTCAAGAAAGTATTAAGGTCTCTCCAGAAATGCAATCCGAAAGATTTAGATTCGCTTTTAAATCATACGGACTTCAATCTGGAGAATTTGCTGTTTGGCTTTTGGATTATATTCTTTTGACAAATCATGAAAGCAACCAAGCTAATACTGCTTACGAAGACAGAACCTTGGTAGACAAGCATACAAGACTATTCGACAGCTATACAGAAATACCGCTTAATGCTCTTCAAAATCAAACGCTTAGCAATAATTTCAGACCCCATACACGCATGTACAACATGAATGATATTGGCCAACCAATACAATATTATATGCATGTAAAGAACAAGGCTACTGGAGAAATCATTCAAACCTTAGCGACACCTGACGATGTTGACGAGAATATAGGTCCCAAGTCTTTCGCCTTAATTCAAGCCGCTGAACCATTTGAAATTGAGAATATCGACACATCAATGGATAGCATAAATTTAGAGCTTGTCACTGAATTAGCTACAGGAGATACTTATTTGAAAGATCATTCCGGAGGATTCTATGAAAATGTTGATTTAAGATTGAACGACACGTTAAGGACAACATTCAAATTAGCTGAGCACTATGCTTATGATGATGGTGAATCTGAAATTTCTATCAGAACCTTGCAACAAGGCAGTGTGATTTGTCAGGAATTTGTGACATTAATGCCTGATACTTTAACGCATATACATATCAACCTTCCTTCTATTGATAGATTTCGTCCAGAAACAGGTGTTCCTTTTGATATTGTCATCTATAAAAAAATCAAAACGGACGATAACTCAAGCAATGAGCTTATACACCTAGAAAATGTAGTATCAAGAGCTTCGTCTGACTATGAAAACTTTATAGAGTATAAATTAAGTAAAAGAATCTTAGTGGAAGACACTGTATACATTGGCTGGAAAATAAGCTCTTCGGCAATAGCGGTAGGAATGGACTTAAACAACAGTGTTTCAGACCCTGTAGAATTCGATCAAGAAGGCAAAGAGATCATTAAAGGCAAAACTCAAAAAATTTACGAACTTCAAACCGGTACAACATTTACGAAATTTGATAAAGCCCAAGGGAGTCTATTATTAAGGCCTGTTTTTAAAAAGAATGAAATCATAAGTGGTATAGAAGACATTGATCTTAATGTAAAGGTATACCCTAATCCAAATTCTGGAGAATTTACAGTTGAATCGTTGTCAACTATCAATAGCATATCAATTCATGATATATCAGGCAACATTGTTT
The Aureibacter tunicatorum DNA segment above includes these coding regions:
- a CDS encoding T9SS type A sorting domain-containing protein translates to MGRDRYIAILFFLFASATWIEVNAQVEIIPLNKTKKHQSSRRLSEDPNLKTPFPFWDDFSKANIGPDQNKWLYGPLTTSIRSDKGIDNPSYQVAMLSALNNDGSTVSSDPYSKGVTDSLVSHTIDWSYLNESNKDNVFLSFFWQAPMDYSFRPTTEDDSLVLQFMNADSIWSTVWSIKGEDIIEENFTKFTQESIKVSPEMQSERFRFAFKSYGLQSGEFAVWLLDYILLTNHESNQANTAYEDRTLVDKHTRLFDSYTEIPLNALQNQTLSNNFRPHTRMYNMNDIGQPIQYYMHVKNKATGEIIQTLATPDDVDENIGPKSFALIQAAEPFEIENIDTSMDSINLELVTELATGDTYLKDHSGGFYENVDLRLNDTLRTTFKLAEHYAYDDGESEISIRTLQQGSVICQEFVTLMPDTLTHIHINLPSIDRFRPETGVPFDIVIYKKIKTDDNSSNELIHLENVVSRASSDYENFIEYKLSKRILVEDTVYIGWKISSSAIAVGMDLNNSVSDPVEFDQEGKEIIKGKTQKIYELQTGTTFTKFDKAQGSLLLRPVFKKNEIISGIEDIDLNVKVYPNPNSGEFTVESLSTINSISIHDISGNIVYQQDSSIKNIQQINISFLPSGIYIVKVLTAKGYAVKKIIIR